In Paramormyrops kingsleyae isolate MSU_618 chromosome 11, PKINGS_0.4, whole genome shotgun sequence, the genomic window CAGAATGCATGGGACACGCCTGTGACACGCCTGTGATGCATAGCCACCTCATGCACACGTGGAGGAATCACTTAAGGTGGTCTAACTTTTAAGGTGGAAACCCACACTGAACATTAAGCTTCTTAAAAAGtaagaaatgttgattaaagatTAAATTTCTCCCTTAAGGCTGAAAAGTGCTGCCGTACCGTCTCTGTACACACTGCCATTAAAAAGGACTTCCCCATGACCTCATCTACTCTGACTTATATCGACTCTTTGGAGAGTTGAGCCCGACGTGTTCCGGCAAGTCACCTGACGTGCGGTGACCGGTCGTGGTGTTCACCCCAGCCACGGTGACGATGAGGAGGGCGTGCGAGCGGGAGCTGTGCTCGTTCAGGTTGGTGCAGGCTGTAGCCCGGTTCACATAACCCAGGTTGAAGAcctgagagacagagagggaccttAAGAAGGACAACCCAGAGGGAGAGAAGCAGCGGCTCAACCACAATCCAGCCTGGCGAAGAACCCACACagggagtgagtgagtgagtgagtgagtgcacGCACCCTGTTGATGTCCTCCACGCTCTGCACGCTAATCTCTGTGAGTCCTGGCACATACAGCTGCCCGCTGCCATCTGGACACATCTTAATCTCCAGCCTCTCACTGGGGTTATCGCCCAGCAGGTTCCTGAAAAATTACAGGCATAGATCATCTTACTATTGCTTTGAAAAACCTGCACATCAATGTGAAAGGGAACACACAGTGAACTAGAGCAGTCAGAAACAAACAAGACCCCTGAAGGACAATCTATGTAGCAGAACCCATGATCTCAATTATACGGAGAGAACCAAAAATAGTGACATCACttccttttatttttgctttcacCAATTAAGGCGAACGATTATGGCGTCAAATCAGACTCACCACAATCcaaatttgaatttatttaccCGAATCTTAATGTGTTACACTTTCTTTAATGCAAGTTCAGGTTATTTGAATTTATGTTGCTTGTgcggtaataaaaaaaaaaaaaaaatcaagatcaagTTGTAAAATTCAGGTCGAGAAAATTCGGGTTGAGAAATTCAAGTTCAGGGAAACCATCCAGTATCCCCAGAACAAGCAAACAAGTGTAGATCTAAATCAAGCAAATTCTTGACCACACAAGTAACAAATTCAAGTTCAGGTAATAAATTCAAATATGCTTTAATTCAAGTTCAAGTTAACACATTCAGATTCGGGTTAATAAATTCATATTCGGGTTGTGGTGAGTCTGATTTGATGCCATAAATGATTAAGAACCAGACATAAAACCCAGAATAGCAGGGCTGCCCACCGGAGCGTCTCATTGTAAATCTCCACCATGCTGACGGTGATGCGGAACTCCCAGTCTGGGGCCTTCTCCGACACCTCTGCGAAAAGCAGCTGCAGTGCCCGTTGATTGATGCCTGGGTTGTCTGCCACCCCCTAGTGGTGAAAAGCAGAAGCAGTCACAACTATAATGGCATCAGAACTGATCCAGTGTGTTTGCACCTTGGGGCTAATCCCTCCTCAACAGGGAATTCAAGCCAAGGTGCAAGTGAATAAAACTAAGAACAGTGATTGTCAGAGTCATCATCCCACATATCTGAAAAGCCAATGGACGAGCATAAACATACCTCCATGGTGTAGGTCTTGCCTGCGCCTGTCTGTCCATAAGCAAATATGCAAACATTGTAGCCATCAATGCAAGATGTGATCAAGGACTGGACTTCCTGAAAAACCTGGCCAATCAGAACAGGAAAAGTGAGCATTATTTCCCTCATTTTTTTGAGATTCGCTGGGCTCCCGTGGCCAATCAGAACTTTGAAAGAAGAGggtcattcccccccccccccccccccccatttcccatGCTTTGCTTGGTTGTCCACCTGTCCATAGTCTCACCTCCTCCTGCGTCGTCTGTGGCGGAAACACCTTGTCCAACTCGAAAGTCATCAGCTTCCCTTTGTTTGCTAGGTGGAGCAGAGCGTCATCATCTGGGTTAAAGGTCACGATGCTCCTGGACCCACTTGAGCCGGCCTCCTGGCCTACAGGTCGGACTCGGCAGAAGACACGGATGTTTCCTAAAACAAATTAAGTATTTTAGGAGTGAAGTTATTTGTAACTTAATGCAAATCAATGATGTACCCAACTGTTGAAATTGGACCAATCACAGAAAGCCACTAAACTGCCTCTGCCTTGATTACCGGGAGGACAACCAATTTTTATCCATAGCTGCATAGACAAGCCAAGACCTCACCCAAACCTCACACATGGGGCTCGGGGAGGAAGACACTGAGCGGCTCACCTCTGAGACGGACCAGTTCATCATGGCACCTCTTCCTCAGGTTCATCTCTCTCTTGTACTTGCGCAGAAGCTCTCGGTTGGTGCTGCTCACTTCCCTGATCACATGACAGATCTGCGGGCACACAAGAAGGTTGAGCAGGATTCCAGCCACCAGAGGGCGCTCTTGGTGCCCTGCACGCCACCCTACCTCCTGCTTGGCCTCGGCGATGGCCTTCTCCAGCATGAAGGGGAAGTCCTGCACCTGCCTCTTCAGGCAGTTGTAATCGCAGGTGAGGGTGCGCAGGGCAGGCTGCAAAGTCAGAAGGTTCATCCGCACACCCGCCAGGTTCTGATGCACTGCCTTCATCTCGCTCTCGGCCCGGATGAAGGCCTCCTCAATGACACggttcttctcctcctccaggGTCTGCATCTCCGCCTCCAGCTGGCCCTGGCACCGCTCCATTTCCCCCTCATATGCCAAGACCTAAAGGGAGGTGACCACACAAACAGCCGAGAACCTTGAGATCCAGAAAGTCATACTCGTCATTCTTAATCACATGACAGCCTCTCCTTTTCCGACACAGCTAGCATCCCACCAAGATCTAGGGTGTTTTTCATTATGCATACTAATGTTCTCGCGTACCTGTTTCTTGTCCCAACGCAAATATCAAGGATATATCAGTTGCTTACTTGCCAAATGAGaacaatcccataattcattgcaCCTCAAGCTCGTTTTGGGAGGCAAGTTAATAAGACCGCAGTTgtcaagaccacaagtacgatctttgttTTCTTGGTATTGTGAAAACACCCCTACGCTGTCCCAAAAATGAAGTGCCAATGACACAGGTCGTCCAGCAGGTGGCAAATTCATCCATTACAACGTCAGTTGAGTGTTGCAGGATACTCTGGCCCTTTGTCGGCAACTGATTATAGGCTTttttatcacacacacacacacacacacacacacacgtacctcagttctcgaacttaatccgttccggactatggatcgaatcctaaaaagttccgagttctgatcgaatttttcccataggaaataatggaaaaccaattaattggttcccggccccccaaaatgacacctaaatgtgttttttttttttttttttttttttttaaagcatttaaacacaaaatggacaggataaaacaagaggagcattttttttcttaatggcttccaaaacgataaagatcttatcccaacattacccctgtcctgccccgatcatccgctccttccgtgtgccacgccccctcgttagccTCGTCTgagatccccatgtgatcagctatttctggttgttgtcattagtgcTCTGTATTAAGtttgcgtttcagtttgtttccccagtccggtcattgggtgcgttcaacttgcttacagcgctggcttaaagcaatgcattctgatcctgacgcaatgcattacggttagatgcattgcgacctctcacccggctgcacaaactggaaccgcctccgtgacgacagaTCTTTgctcttattggctgaagagtttagttacacgcatgacgtttgtatcccaggcagttccgatgcgtaatctgctctttctcccgaatatcacgtaaagcagtgagaactggttttcagttaatttacctggcaaaataaagtttaaataaatgacataaatgctctaacagtacatgtaagttagtggtttatttattgttagttactgtaatgttgcgctgctttatttggttaatcgtccagtctgtgaagaaggcattcaagtaagaattgcattgtagtatgactcatttcctggcatgTACAAtttattaggtcagcgttcacagtttgacttctgatattcagatcgagttctaggtcaaacagGTTtgttcaagaaattcgagttctagtgagctcgagaaccgaggtaccactgtgtgtgtcacacacacacacacacacacacacacacacacacacacacacacacacacacacgaggaGTTTCaacagggtcagaggtcacagggATGGGGGGCAGGATGGGGTACCTGTGCACGCAGCTGACTGCTGACTCGCTGCGACTCATGCAACTGCTGCTGCAGCTCAAGGAAAAGATCCTGTTGGACCACAAGTTGCTCCTGCAAGGCCTGGTTCTGGGCCTGGGTCTGGACCTCGTGAAGCGTCCGTTTGTGTCGGGGAAAAGCCATCTCACCCACATCTGCCAAATACTGCAgtacaaataaaaaacagaaaaaacaaaacgGCACAGGTTAATGCAAAGTGCATGGCCATCTGCCTTCATTTCCACTTCATGTAGTAACATTCATGAGTTATTCCCACCTTGGCCTGAGGGGGCAGCATTGGCTGCCTGGATGGGGCTCTCAGCCTCTGGCTCAGCTGCGGTTCTGTCCCCTGCTCCTGGAGTacctgctccagctgctgctgcagctcgcgaagctgctgctgctgttcctGGACCTCCCCATCACGCTGGgccagctgcctccggagagcCTCCACCTCCTGCATGGGTGATGGAGGGCATAAGGGTAGAGCTCCCAACTACGAAAGCGATACACACGGAGGTCAACATgcaacaaaatatattttaaagatCACCTGGCTGCGCTGGCACTCTCGTAGCTCCTGTTTGAGACGCTCATTCTCCAACACTAGGACTTCTAGTTGCTTTTCCAGGTCCGTTGCCCCCTAGTGGTTGGAGTAGGAAGACACTCTTACTCCTCAAGTACAGATACACAAGCCTGAGACGAAAGGCATGTATAAATGCAGCTTGGTGGTCCTGTGTATCATTCTCAATCATCTCAGTACAGTAAGACAATCACATGACCCATATTACCAGCACTGCGATTCAACAGCAGGCTCAGGGTCTCTTATAATAATAAAGTTGGTACTGCCAATGGAAATGAGGAGGAGTTTAAATATTGGGGGTGAGGAAATCCAGTAAAGTGTTTGACAGACCAGTCCAGCGCGCAGCCTCTCCACCTCCTGGGTCTGATCCAGCAGCTTCTCCTCCAGCAGCCCCACCTGTAGGTCAAGGCAGGAAACACACCCTGTCAATACATGAAGAGCATCCCCTACTTAAGCACAGGGATGGAGCAGAGAGCGGACGGGTACCTGTGCACGCAGCCTGCCGATCAGGGCCTGCTGGGCGGGGTCCTTGACGTGTGAAAGGTTCTGGGTATCGCTTCCCTCCTGAAGCCCCTGTCCCTGTTCTGCTGGATGCAGCTCAGACGGTCCTTGAGAGGAGCCCCCCCCACCTGAGGGGACACCCATCGTTTACAGAGCCACCTGCAGACTAGCGAAGCCCCACGAAGACCATCAGACCCCAGTTCCTCACCAGCGGGCGCAACCTCCAGCTGCGATGCTCTGCACTCCTGCTTCGGGGTCCAGAGACCCTGGGACCCCCAGCCGGCGTCCTCCCTGCACAAGCGAGCCTGGAACTCAGACACCTTGTCCTGCAAGGTCTCATGGGAGAAAAGGAAGCAGGAGTCAGAGGACGTCCGAGACTCCTCAGGAATGGGCGAGAGTCAGAGGTCATAATTCTGACTGTCAACCATCATGACAGAGAGGCATGTCAGCTGCCTGGCTTTTATCCCCCCTGTTGGAGTCCCTGTATAAAATCACCTGAAATACATCAGCCCAACTTTCATAATTCATTTGAAAACTTACCTGTATGAGCAGCTGTTGGTTGCTGGGATTggggaggtcagaggtcagtaAGCGATGGGGGAAGGCAGAGGTCTGCAGTGGGAGGAAGGAGGTGTCCTCCTCGCCGTCACTCATGAGGAGATCCAGCGAGCTGTCTGCGGAGAGTGAGAGGGGGCGCTCAGGGTCACGCTcgccctctctcacacacacacacacactctctctctctcttacagTACGAGTGCCCCAATCAACCTGACCTACTTCGAAAAAGCATTGAGTTTCACCATAGTACTACAGCTAATTAATGCCAAACAAAGGGGATCGGGGGAGATGTAATCTACTCTGCTAGCTGTTCTTCAGGCCTGGGAGAACGACACCAAGTATCCGACATAAACGTGGGATTAAATAACGTAAAAGGACCCGCTGGGGAAGAGCCCAGAAGGAGCAAAGCGGGTCGCGGCAGGAAATGATCAGCGAATGAAGAGCAAAAAGGACAGCACTGCAAAAATGTAAGATGGTACAGAGAACATCCAGGCCAGGAAAAGGGCCGGCGGTCAGGTCAGAGGCAGGCTGAtctgttaaggttagggataaAACGGCTCAATGAAGGACACACAGCAAAATCAGCTGCAGCGTGCAGTGGCAGTCTATCTGCATCACCATGCTCCAAAAAAAAAGGCGTACAGCAGCTGCATGACATGCACTGTCAGAAATCTACACCGGACCCCCCTGCATGGTCCTGAGGATGTATCTGGGGGTCTCAATCCTGCAATGTGCTGGAAGACGGTCGTCAGGCTTGATGTCCAGCTGCAGATAAGATCATTCGTCCCAGGGAGCAGTGTCACCTTCAGGACCAGCTGGCGTCTCCAGTGTGACAGCTAGCATACTAATAGTATCTGCATTACCATCCCACACCATCAGGGGGCGTGGTGGCCGAAGAGAAGCTGCACTGGCCGCCACTAAGTACATGTGCAACCGCATGCTGACAGAACTCTAATAATGCACATGGAGCGACGTCTGCAGGTAACACGTATCGGACGAGGCGGACAGCTTGACGACCAAAAACAACCCTGAGCCAGTGACACTGCACACGAGTCCCCAAAGCACAGCATCTGCTTCAGACGCCAGCCTGCCAGACGCAGCACTGCTGCAGCACTGGCCCGCTTTCCAGAACAATCCCCGCTCTCCGTCCCCAGTCACCTTCACAGCAGCCAGCAGGAGGAGATCGACAGCACGACCAAGGAACCTTTTAAAGGGAGAGCGATGTCGCGGTAAACGTAGCTGCCCTCCCCCTGCCCCGCAGGACCATACCTGCCCTGTTGCTCCCCCCTTGCATACCtacctgccccactgcagactCCTGCTGCTCTCTCCAGCTCCGGTCCCTGTGAAAGTCTGCAGTctcacacatcacccccccccccccaatctgcctCTCACACCCCCCTCCactctctccctcgctctctGCAACCCACAGGAAGTCTCGCATGCAGGAATCTCGAGCACATCGCTCCGGCGGTTTCTCTGCCGGCCCCGACCATGTGACACCCACCGTCGAATGAGATGTCTCTCTTCCAGAGCTCCTGTAAGCAGGGGGTGTGGTCAAAGTCCCAGGTCCTGCGTGCGCCGAGCATGACCGGCGAAGGCGGCTTGCGGCGCACGCCGACTCTCCAGGCCAACTGCAGGGGAAAGTcacacgactgaggatgctgaCGTCAGAGCAGAACACCCACTGACTCACAGCATGCAGTACAGGCAAGTTCCATTGCTCTTTGAGACGGCCTCACTCGCACCCCACCCACCATAGCACGTTCTCGAGAATGTGACCAACAGCCGAAAGACTAGTTAATCACACTGACCTCAAATGATCTTAAATAGCCTGAACCCCACTACAGCATACAACAGCAGACTGACTAAAGAAACAGGCCGTTTGCCGAAGGCATCGTAATTCAGACGGGTCCTGATCACCAATCAGATTTTTCCCCCTCAATGTGCCAATTGTTAACACAGGAATAGGTGTATAATACCAACCCACCTCAAAGTGGGTTATCGGCGGCCCTCACAGGACCTGCCAATCTCTGCTGTAGAAGTTTTACTGAATGAACCAATGATGCATCATTCCAGAGCTGCAACACTCACACAAACATCTAACATTCTATAGACATCAGCTGCCACCACCACGGTGCCCAGGTAACCTTAATCCTTTAAGCTCCACTGCAGCCAGCTTCCTCCACAGCCCCTACTTCCTTCCTTTGGGGACGCTCCAGCTGAACCGGACTCCCGGCATTCCTGACATTCCTCTTGCGTTCCTCGCTTGAGCAATTTCCGGTTTTCTTTGTTTTCGAATGCAGCCCCAGCAGGAGGGAAAGACGCCAGAATGAAGGAGTCACTTTGTGGGGACGAGGTCAGCAGCACCTACGATACCCAGAATGCCACTGGCAGGCCGGAAAGCGTGACACGCCTCCCTCGATAAACATCTACACCAAACACAGGTGGCTTCCTACGAGGGCCTACGGTTCAAAAACCGCTGCACACAATGTCCCTTTAAGACCCAAGTCGCCTGCCAGGAATACCAGATAGCTCCAGCCTGGGCTTTTTTAAACAGGCAACCAGTAAGTATTCCCTGTTTGGGCAGTGCCAGTAGCTCAGTGCATCATCTGTGTAGGGATCCTGAGCCAGCACATCTGCTACAAACGTCTGCCTCAGGCCCAAGTCCAACAGCAAAGGCCACCGTCAAGCGATGAATCCTTCATTAGAGTCACCCACCTCCTAATAGTCTGTCTCTGCAACGTCACCCTGAAGCAAACTAACTTATGAGGTTTCGGCCTATGAAACATCTCCTGTTACTCTCACATGGAAGATGCAGAATAACGTTTGGGAAAATTCAGCTCATTTAGCTGAACCAGTTAAATCCTCTGgtgcatatatatgtgtgtgtgtgtgtgtgtgtgtgtgtgtgtgtgtgtgtgcacagcCTAATTCAGGTCGTCTGCCATCTGCCTAAAACATTTAAGCTTCAAACAAATTCTGCATCTGACCTTGATAGACAGTTATATGGACCTGAATTCTTTACACcagatgtacacacacacaaagtaagGGATGCTTGACAGCTTAAGCACATACTGCAGCAAAAAGGGTCAGTTTTTAACCACTGGATTATTTACTTGTTAAACACAACAAAAGCACCCATGTCAAAATACAATCTTGACTGACAAACAGCACCAAGCACTGGCAGAATAGATGCTCTTAGACAAAAGACAAAGTTCGCCAAACAAGTCAAGACTATCAATCAAGAATAAAACGACCCCCGATTGCATGCAGCAGATACATCCTAAAGGTGGAGGTACCATGTGAGCACAAAGGTGATATCTGCACAAAGAGACTCCGGTAACAGCAGCGACGGCCGCAAAACCTGGGAAAGGCACAAGCTACCAATTAGCCGTGATTTTGACCGGTACTCACCACCACCCAGCGGTGCCAGACACTCAGTCATGCTCCTTTCTCCAGCCCCTCTCTGCTGCCGGCCACCGACGCTCTGCCCCAACCCCCCAGCTCTGCGCGGCCTGCTTTTTGCCTGTTGCCTagcaacagccaatcagagccagTCTCAGCCCTCCTCTGATGTGAGCACATCCCCTTGCATGCGCCCTCGAAGCTCCCgctaaatatttcatatgtAAGCGAAGCCCTGCTTCACCGACCTATTTCACGAGATGGGTTTGGGGCGCTGCGTTGGTACGGAACTAGTAACTTTCTCCCCAGTGACGTCTCATGGGATTTCGAACGGACCCTGTCACCGAGACACAGTGATGAAGCTTCATATGTGGTACATTCAGGACACAACAGGAGACAGGGAGGTTTATTTAAAACCCAATACGGCCAAATCGTTTCAGAAATCTAAACCTCATGTCCCGACTGAATCCACACTCTCCCCTCACCAGAAAAGGAGTCTCATCAAGGAGTACATTCACCCAGCTCACTCCCTCTTCACACTGCTGCTCTCTGGAAATCACTACCGGTGCATCATCTCCCACACCACCTGGTTCAAGGACAGTTTCCTACCACAggctgtcaagccactgaacaGTCAATGAGCTGCATCTGTCCCATCACTGCATTGCACTGCACAGCGTTGTTAATATGGCACCTCATCACAATCAGTACTTTACTACCTCTGTGGTTATTTGCACACTCATCACCAAAGTATCAcctattttttattcacttttatgGCAGCACTGTTTGTCCTGTAATGCTCCACTGTTTGTCCCATTGTCCCCCACGCACCTGTCCCCTCCCCTGCCGGGTAAGCAGTGCCATCGCGAGCCCACCTACCCGTGCGATCGGGAGAGACACACCTTGCGCGTGAAATACGCACAACGTGAGCACGGTCACGCCGTTCGGGGTGTCGACCATCAGCACACAGAATAAACAAAAGGTGCAGGAGCTTGCCGATACCGTTGGGCCTCAGGGGGACCGGGATCCTATCTGGAGCCGACTGCCGACTGCATACTGCACAGAATCAGGTCCAGGGACCATTAGAAATATTGCAAAGCAAACACTAGTTTGGCTTTCAGTGCTTTAGTTTACCCAAGACTCAGTGCCTGCTGGCCCGACCCAGACATACCAAGGACTTTACTGGTGCTGGCACAGTCACTAAAGATAAGATTATAAATCTTATATGACcgtataaaacacacacacacacacacacacacacacacacacacacacacacacaatgtcagtgcatttcacaaatgttttgcATCTTTGTTATGCTGAAACAGAGCTCATTTTAATTCATAGCTCATTATAAATCATTTGATATCTTGCGTAATTTAGCAATATTTATTCAGTGTTTCTACATGGCCAGACAGTCAATTACAAACGAAAGCTATTTGCTTTGTGAAACACAAAGGCACACGCCCAACACCGTCACTGCGTTCAGAAATGAGTGATGTTTGTGGTATTAGACGCCAACTTATGCAAAACTGAAAA contains:
- the LOC111847381 gene encoding kinesin-like protein KIFC3 isoform X3; translation: MYVLCTVVALCIRGLLRRYHAAVSPGDHRGVDEPGGSGELQLAWRVGVRRKPPSPVMLGARRTWDFDHTPCLQELWKRDISFDDSSLDLLMSDGEEDTSFLPLQTSAFPHRLLTSDLPNPSNQQLLIQTLQDKVSEFQARLCREDAGWGSQGLWTPKQECRASQLEVAPAGGGGSSQGPSELHPAEQGQGLQEGSDTQNLSHVKDPAQQALIGRLRAQVGLLEEKLLDQTQEVERLRAGLGATDLEKQLEVLVLENERLKQELRECQRSQEVEALRRQLAQRDGEVQEQQQQLRELQQQLEQVLQEQGTEPQLSQRLRAPSRQPMLPPQAKYLADVGEMAFPRHKRTLHEVQTQAQNQALQEQLVVQQDLFLELQQQLHESQRVSSQLRAQVLAYEGEMERCQGQLEAEMQTLEEEKNRVIEEAFIRAESEMKAVHQNLAGVRMNLLTLQPALRTLTCDYNCLKRQVQDFPFMLEKAIAEAKQEICHVIREVSSTNRELLRKYKREMNLRKRCHDELVRLRGNIRVFCRVRPVGQEAGSSGSRSIVTFNPDDDALLHLANKGKLMTFELDKVFPPQTTQEEVFQEVQSLITSCIDGYNVCIFAYGQTGAGKTYTMEGVADNPGINQRALQLLFAEVSEKAPDWEFRITVSMVEIYNETLRNLLGDNPSERLEIKMCPDGSGQLYVPGLTEISVQSVEDINRVFNLGYVNRATACTNLNEHSSRSHALLIVTVAGVNTTTGHRTSGKLNLVDLAGSERISRSGAEGCRLREAQCINKSLAALGDVIHALRSRQPHVPFRNSRLTYLLQDSLSGDSKTLMMVQVSPLDSNMSESVCSLKFAQRVRSVELGPASATRRPADCSPSSASPTHDSVELDSPPVTPMPLPISRISSSGSISALAGARRKSQPHLSSD
- the LOC111847381 gene encoding kinesin-like protein KIFC3 isoform X4, whose product is MLGARRTWDFDHTPCLQELWKRDISFDDSSLDLLMSDGEEDTSFLPLQTSAFPHRLLTSDLPNPSNQQLLIQTLQDKVSEFQARLCREDAGWGSQGLWTPKQECRASQLEVAPAGGGGSSQGPSELHPAEQGQGLQEGSDTQNLSHVKDPAQQALIGRLRAQVGLLEEKLLDQTQEVERLRAGLGATDLEKQLEVLVLENERLKQELRECQRSQEVEALRRQLAQRDGEVQEQQQQLRELQQQLEQVLQEQGTEPQLSQRLRAPSRQPMLPPQAKYLADVGEMAFPRHKRTLHEVQTQAQNQALQEQLVVQQDLFLELQQQLHESQRVSSQLRAQVLAYEGEMERCQGQLEAEMQTLEEEKNRVIEEAFIRAESEMKAVHQNLAGVRMNLLTLQPALRTLTCDYNCLKRQVQDFPFMLEKAIAEAKQEICHVIREVSSTNRELLRKYKREMNLRKRCHDELVRLRGNIRVFCRVRPVGQEAGSSGSRSIVTFNPDDDALLHLANKGKLMTFELDKVFPPQTTQEEVFQEVQSLITSCIDGYNVCIFAYGQTGAGKTYTMEGVADNPGINQRALQLLFAEVSEKAPDWEFRITVSMVEIYNETLRNLLGDNPSERLEIKMCPDGSGQLYVPGLTEISVQSVEDINRVFNLGYVNRATACTNLNEHSSRSHALLIVTVAGVNTTTGHRTSGKLNLVDLAGSERISRSGAEGCRLREAQCINKSLAALGDVIHALRSRQPHVPFRNSRLTYLLQDSLSGDSKTLMMVQVSPLDSNMSESVCSLKFAQRVRSVELGPASATRRPADCSPSSASPTHDSVELDSPPVTPMPLPISRISSSGSISALAGARRKSQPHLSSGRMKLAA
- the LOC111847381 gene encoding kinesin-like protein KIFC3 isoform X1 produces the protein MYVLCTVVALCIRGLLRRYHAAVSPGDHRGVDEPGGSGELQLAWRVGVRRKPPSPVMLGARRTWDFDHTPCLQELWKRDISFDDSSLDLLMSDGEEDTSFLPLQTSAFPHRLLTSDLPNPSNQQLLIQTLQDKVSEFQARLCREDAGWGSQGLWTPKQECRASQLEVAPAGGGGSSQGPSELHPAEQGQGLQEGSDTQNLSHVKDPAQQALIGRLRAQVGLLEEKLLDQTQEVERLRAGLGATDLEKQLEVLVLENERLKQELRECQRSQEVEALRRQLAQRDGEVQEQQQQLRELQQQLEQVLQEQGTEPQLSQRLRAPSRQPMLPPQAKYLADVGEMAFPRHKRTLHEVQTQAQNQALQEQLVVQQDLFLELQQQLHESQRVSSQLRAQVLAYEGEMERCQGQLEAEMQTLEEEKNRVIEEAFIRAESEMKAVHQNLAGVRMNLLTLQPALRTLTCDYNCLKRQVQDFPFMLEKAIAEAKQEICHVIREVSSTNRELLRKYKREMNLRKRCHDELVRLRGNIRVFCRVRPVGQEAGSSGSRSIVTFNPDDDALLHLANKGKLMTFELDKVFPPQTTQEEVFQEVQSLITSCIDGYNVCIFAYGQTGAGKTYTMEGVADNPGINQRALQLLFAEVSEKAPDWEFRITVSMVEIYNETLRNLLGDNPSERLEIKMCPDGSGQLYVPGLTEISVQSVEDINRVFNLGYVNRATACTNLNEHSSRSHALLIVTVAGVNTTTGHRTSGKLNLVDLAGSERISRSGAEGCRLREAQCINKSLAALGDVIHALRSRQPHVPFRNSRLTYLLQDSLSGDSKTLMMVQVSPLDSNMSESVCSLKFAQRVRSVELGPASATRRPADCSPSSASPTHDSVELDSPPVTPMPLPISRISSSGSISALAGARRKSQPHLSSGRMKLAA
- the LOC111847381 gene encoding kinesin-like protein KIFC3 isoform X5 encodes the protein MSDGEEDTSFLPLQTSAFPHRLLTSDLPNPSNQQLLIQTLQDKVSEFQARLCREDAGWGSQGLWTPKQECRASQLEVAPAGGGGSSQGPSELHPAEQGQGLQEGSDTQNLSHVKDPAQQALIGRLRAQVGLLEEKLLDQTQEVERLRAGLGATDLEKQLEVLVLENERLKQELRECQRSQEVEALRRQLAQRDGEVQEQQQQLRELQQQLEQVLQEQGTEPQLSQRLRAPSRQPMLPPQAKYLADVGEMAFPRHKRTLHEVQTQAQNQALQEQLVVQQDLFLELQQQLHESQRVSSQLRAQVLAYEGEMERCQGQLEAEMQTLEEEKNRVIEEAFIRAESEMKAVHQNLAGVRMNLLTLQPALRTLTCDYNCLKRQVQDFPFMLEKAIAEAKQEICHVIREVSSTNRELLRKYKREMNLRKRCHDELVRLRGNIRVFCRVRPVGQEAGSSGSRSIVTFNPDDDALLHLANKGKLMTFELDKVFPPQTTQEEVFQEVQSLITSCIDGYNVCIFAYGQTGAGKTYTMEGVADNPGINQRALQLLFAEVSEKAPDWEFRITVSMVEIYNETLRNLLGDNPSERLEIKMCPDGSGQLYVPGLTEISVQSVEDINRVFNLGYVNRATACTNLNEHSSRSHALLIVTVAGVNTTTGHRTSGKLNLVDLAGSERISRSGAEGCRLREAQCINKSLAALGDVIHALRSRQPHVPFRNSRLTYLLQDSLSGDSKTLMMVQVSPLDSNMSESVCSLKFAQRVRSVELGPASATRRPADCSPSSASPTHDSVELDSPPVTPMPLPISRISSSGSISALAGARRKSQPHLSSGRMKLAA
- the LOC111847381 gene encoding kinesin-like protein KIFC3 isoform X2, with translation MYVLCTVVALCIRGLLRRYHAAVSPGDHRGVDEPGGSGELQLAWRVGVRRKPPSPVMLGARRTWDFDHTPCLQELWKRDISFDDSSLDLLMSDGEEDTSFLPLQTSAFPHRLLTSDLPNPSNQQLLIQDKVSEFQARLCREDAGWGSQGLWTPKQECRASQLEVAPAGGGGSSQGPSELHPAEQGQGLQEGSDTQNLSHVKDPAQQALIGRLRAQVGLLEEKLLDQTQEVERLRAGLGATDLEKQLEVLVLENERLKQELRECQRSQEVEALRRQLAQRDGEVQEQQQQLRELQQQLEQVLQEQGTEPQLSQRLRAPSRQPMLPPQAKYLADVGEMAFPRHKRTLHEVQTQAQNQALQEQLVVQQDLFLELQQQLHESQRVSSQLRAQVLAYEGEMERCQGQLEAEMQTLEEEKNRVIEEAFIRAESEMKAVHQNLAGVRMNLLTLQPALRTLTCDYNCLKRQVQDFPFMLEKAIAEAKQEICHVIREVSSTNRELLRKYKREMNLRKRCHDELVRLRGNIRVFCRVRPVGQEAGSSGSRSIVTFNPDDDALLHLANKGKLMTFELDKVFPPQTTQEEVFQEVQSLITSCIDGYNVCIFAYGQTGAGKTYTMEGVADNPGINQRALQLLFAEVSEKAPDWEFRITVSMVEIYNETLRNLLGDNPSERLEIKMCPDGSGQLYVPGLTEISVQSVEDINRVFNLGYVNRATACTNLNEHSSRSHALLIVTVAGVNTTTGHRTSGKLNLVDLAGSERISRSGAEGCRLREAQCINKSLAALGDVIHALRSRQPHVPFRNSRLTYLLQDSLSGDSKTLMMVQVSPLDSNMSESVCSLKFAQRVRSVELGPASATRRPADCSPSSASPTHDSVELDSPPVTPMPLPISRISSSGSISALAGARRKSQPHLSSGRMKLAA